The following coding sequences are from one Paenibacillus tundrae window:
- the ytvI gene encoding sporulation integral membrane protein YtvI produces the protein MDRIILKRLMRGLWVIIATILIAVAIYLLFPLLYPFAIAWIIAYAMNPLVKLLQHKARFPRWLAVTLSLIVYFGAIALVLSAAVTRMVKEVISLTTSFDLHVDEIKAVFIRWTENDTIQSLITQINEFYKENPNYQETINSNISKTTETVGTAVTDLVTGFFNAILNLLTSLPNMGAVLIVVLLSTFFISKSWTRHSITVSGWVPSSIRKPITDIWNDLKKALFGYARAQLIMISITAVFVMIGLLILQVKSAFTIALLIGLVDLLPYLGVGLVMVPWAAYLIMNGDLYLGIGISVIYLIVLIARQIIEPKVLASSVGLDPLATLVGMFVGLKLFGVLGLIIGPVSLVILDAFNRANVLRDIRTYIINGRVR, from the coding sequence TTGGACAGAATTATATTGAAGCGCCTTATGCGCGGATTATGGGTAATTATTGCGACGATTCTCATCGCGGTGGCCATTTATCTGCTGTTTCCCCTGCTGTACCCTTTTGCAATTGCCTGGATCATCGCTTATGCCATGAACCCTCTTGTGAAACTGCTTCAGCATAAAGCACGGTTCCCACGCTGGCTTGCTGTCACTCTATCGTTGATCGTGTATTTCGGCGCTATTGCACTCGTGTTATCCGCTGCTGTAACTCGCATGGTGAAAGAGGTCATTTCATTAACGACAAGTTTCGATCTCCATGTCGATGAGATAAAGGCTGTCTTTATCCGCTGGACGGAGAATGATACGATCCAAAGTTTGATTACACAGATTAATGAATTCTACAAAGAAAACCCAAACTATCAGGAAACGATCAATAGCAACATCAGCAAAACAACGGAGACGGTCGGAACGGCGGTTACGGACCTTGTGACTGGATTCTTCAACGCAATTCTAAATCTACTCACTTCGCTGCCTAATATGGGTGCAGTACTAATCGTTGTGCTTCTCTCCACGTTCTTTATTAGCAAAAGTTGGACCCGTCATAGCATTACCGTATCTGGCTGGGTACCTTCCTCCATCCGCAAACCGATCACTGACATATGGAATGACCTAAAAAAGGCTCTGTTTGGTTATGCAAGAGCACAACTCATCATGATCTCCATTACCGCTGTGTTTGTGATGATTGGATTACTTATTTTGCAGGTTAAGTCTGCTTTCACGATTGCACTTCTTATCGGGCTTGTTGATTTGTTACCTTATCTCGGTGTTGGATTAGTCATGGTTCCGTGGGCCGCTTATCTCATTATGAATGGGGATCTGTACCTGGGAATTGGGATATCGGTTATCTATCTGATTGTGCTGATTGCACGCCAGATTATTGAACCTAAAGTATTAGCTAGTAGTGTAGGCTTAGACCCTCTTGCCACACTAGTGGGCATGTTTGTAGGATTGAAGCTATTCGGCGTGCTTGGTTTGATCATCGGCCCAGTAAGCCTGGTGATTCTCGATGCATTCAATCGAGCCAATGTGCTACGGGATATACGAACATACATCATCAACGGAAGGGTCCGATGA